One Chitinophagaceae bacterium C216 genomic window carries:
- the birA gene encoding Bifunctional ligase/repressor BirA, with amino-acid sequence MVQQSADNCPFPFIIELLSVDSTNNYALSLLKQEKLTERQVIVRHGTAVFAHEQYAGKGQRGRSWQSQKGKNIHLSIILAPQKIGIQRQFALIAIVAVAVRNFLETYANSDLTIKWPNDIYFKDRKVGGILIENIINGSEWKWAVAGVGVNINQTEFETELRGKAVSLKQITGRNYDCLELAKLLAAQILQAYNEFAANPSEALIHYNNLLYKKGEKVYLEKKNQQFEAVIKEVLSNGQLVVNTDKELRFNFGEIKWVME; translated from the coding sequence TTGGTACAACAATCAGCAGATAATTGCCCTTTTCCCTTTATAATTGAACTTTTATCGGTAGATAGTACCAATAATTATGCCCTGAGCCTTTTAAAGCAGGAAAAACTGACGGAGCGTCAGGTAATCGTACGCCACGGCACAGCGGTTTTTGCTCACGAACAATATGCCGGCAAAGGACAAAGAGGCCGCTCCTGGCAGTCCCAAAAAGGGAAAAACATTCATCTCAGTATCATTTTGGCCCCTCAAAAAATCGGAATACAACGCCAGTTTGCACTAATAGCCATTGTGGCAGTAGCCGTACGGAATTTTTTGGAAACATATGCCAATAGTGACCTTACCATAAAATGGCCTAACGATATTTACTTTAAAGACCGGAAAGTCGGAGGTATTTTAATCGAAAATATCATCAACGGAAGTGAATGGAAATGGGCTGTGGCAGGTGTTGGTGTTAATATCAATCAAACCGAATTCGAAACCGAACTGAGGGGTAAAGCGGTATCACTAAAACAAATTACAGGCAGAAATTACGATTGCCTCGAACTGGCCAAACTATTGGCTGCTCAGATATTACAAGCTTATAATGAGTTTGCAGCGAACCCTTCCGAAGCACTCATCCATTACAATAATCTGCTATATAAAAAGGGAGAAAAAGTGTATTTGGAAAAAAAGAACCAACAGTTTGAAGCAGTTATTAAAGAAGTATTATCTAACGGACAACTGGTAGTGAACACCGATAAAGAACTTCGATTCAATTTTGGAGAAATAAAATGGGTTATGGAGTAA
- the ugpQ gene encoding Glycerophosphodiester phosphodiesterase, cytoplasmic, which produces MKKLVFFSLAVAMVVAACSSSKSSKKLAIKPFANKVVAHRGAFKNTGAPENSIASLKAAIELGCGGTEFDIHMTKDEVVVVNHDPQFMGLPIETSTYQELLTKTLPNGEKIPTLEAYLKEGLKQDKTILVAEIKPSKISKERSLKLAEKVVNMVRELKGQEQVVYISFDYDVCKKVKAMEPHTSVQYLNGDVPPEKLKADNLDADYNFKVFKKNKDWIARAKKLGVLTNVWTVNDEKDMDYFLAQGIDYITTNEPELLLKKLGK; this is translated from the coding sequence ATGAAAAAACTAGTATTCTTTTCCTTAGCTGTTGCAATGGTAGTGGCAGCATGTTCTTCCTCTAAATCCTCAAAAAAACTTGCAATCAAACCGTTTGCCAATAAGGTGGTAGCGCATCGCGGTGCGTTTAAAAATACCGGAGCTCCTGAAAACTCCATCGCCTCTCTTAAGGCTGCAATAGAACTAGGTTGTGGCGGGACCGAGTTTGATATACATATGACTAAAGATGAAGTGGTGGTGGTAAATCACGATCCGCAGTTTATGGGTCTTCCCATCGAAACTTCAACCTATCAAGAGCTGTTGACGAAAACATTACCTAACGGTGAAAAAATTCCTACACTTGAGGCGTACTTGAAAGAGGGTTTAAAGCAGGATAAGACCATTCTGGTTGCGGAAATCAAACCTTCAAAAATCAGCAAAGAGCGTTCTTTAAAACTTGCGGAGAAGGTGGTGAATATGGTACGCGAATTGAAAGGGCAAGAACAGGTGGTATATATTTCTTTCGACTACGATGTTTGTAAAAAGGTAAAAGCGATGGAACCGCACACCTCGGTACAATACCTGAACGGAGATGTGCCGCCAGAAAAACTCAAAGCTGATAATTTGGATGCTGATTATAATTTCAAAGTATTTAAGAAAAATAAAGATTGGATTGCTAGAGCTAAAAAACTAGGAGTTCTTACCAATGTATGGACAGTAAATGACGAGAAGGATATGGATTACTTTTTGGCTCAGGGTATTGACTATATCACTACCAATGAACCGGAATTACTGTTGAAGAAATTGGGCAAATAG
- a CDS encoding hypothetical protein (UPF0312 protein SA2479): MATWTIDPMHSEIGFKVKHLVISTVSGKFKTFEGKVEAEKEDFSDAKVTFSADVNSIDTGVEQRDQHLKSADFFDVEQYPKLNFESTAVTKNGDEYELTGNLTLKGITKSITLKVELGGVGPNMYGQTVAGFEATGKINRKEFGLTWDAVTDNGGVVVSDEVKVVANVELVKQA, from the coding sequence ATGGCAACTTGGACAATAGACCCCATGCACTCCGAAATCGGATTTAAAGTAAAGCACCTAGTAATATCTACTGTGTCTGGCAAGTTCAAAACATTTGAAGGTAAGGTGGAGGCAGAAAAAGAAGATTTCAGCGATGCGAAAGTTACCTTTAGTGCAGATGTAAACAGCATCGACACTGGTGTAGAACAAAGGGATCAGCATTTAAAATCTGCAGACTTCTTTGATGTGGAACAATATCCTAAGCTCAACTTTGAATCTACCGCTGTTACTAAAAACGGAGATGAATATGAACTTACGGGTAATCTGACATTGAAGGGCATTACAAAGTCTATAACCCTGAAGGTGGAATTAGGCGGGGTTGGTCCCAATATGTACGGACAGACCGTTGCAGGCTTTGAAGCAACTGGGAAAATCAATCGTAAGGAATTTGGCCTTACCTGGGATGCAGTTACCGATAACGGTGGGGTAGTAGTGAGTGACGAGGTAAAGGTGGTGGCGAATGTAGAATTGGTTAAACAAGCTTAG